One Peptostreptococcus equinus genomic window carries:
- the murJ gene encoding murein biosynthesis integral membrane protein MurJ — MKYTAVIIMLITVVARIFGFIREILMSNFYGTSPVTDVVVIALSVPTVILAFISNSLNTSFIPSYSSIRKNSGRTIADGFTSNIANVIAIISIIISILGIIFAEQVVFALASGFKGQTFDLAVDFVRIVLVSATINVVASIYTGYLNIHKSYIIPATRSVIENIILIIFTFVSVYTNVYMLAVGILIATVVENLILIPALIKVGYKHSFKIDLQDKNIRYILMLAVPLMIGIAVDQINVFVDKTLASQIAVGGVATLNYADRINALVYIVITSIITVSYPVLSKFAINKDMANLKKSVFKYAQINLLFCIPIVVAFIIFGKSIVEVIYQRGAFSHDDTIKVSECLAFFSFTMIGASLREIVARTFYCLGDSRTPVKNGMLMVFMNATFSIFLARFIGLKGIALGTSLASLIGTLTLTILLRKKIGKLNTKAFLKNIIKILFISLSVIGIAKLGFNEIKYILETDKALFLTALIASVVYFALIIVANISDSKNIFKNFIYRIKNKI, encoded by the coding sequence ATGAAATATACAGCAGTAATAATAATGTTAATTACAGTAGTTGCTAGGATATTTGGATTTATTAGAGAGATTTTAATGTCAAATTTCTATGGAACATCACCTGTTACAGATGTAGTAGTAATTGCTCTGTCAGTACCAACTGTTATCTTAGCATTTATATCAAATAGTTTAAATACAAGTTTTATACCTAGCTATAGCTCTATTAGAAAAAATAGTGGAAGAACTATAGCAGATGGATTTACTTCGAATATAGCAAATGTAATAGCAATAATAAGTATAATAATATCTATATTAGGTATTATATTTGCAGAGCAAGTAGTTTTTGCATTGGCTTCTGGTTTTAAAGGTCAAACATTCGATTTGGCAGTGGACTTTGTTAGGATTGTGCTTGTGAGTGCAACAATAAATGTTGTAGCATCAATATATACGGGTTATTTGAATATACATAAATCCTATATAATACCTGCCACTAGATCAGTAATAGAAAATATAATTCTGATTATATTTACGTTTGTAAGTGTTTATACTAATGTATATATGTTGGCGGTGGGTATTTTGATTGCCACAGTAGTAGAAAATTTAATATTGATACCAGCATTAATAAAGGTAGGTTACAAGCACAGTTTTAAAATAGACTTACAAGATAAGAATATTAGATATATATTAATGCTTGCAGTTCCTTTGATGATAGGTATAGCAGTTGACCAAATAAACGTATTTGTTGATAAGACATTGGCATCACAAATAGCAGTAGGGGGTGTCGCAACTCTTAACTACGCTGATAGGATAAATGCTTTAGTATATATAGTTATTACATCAATAATTACGGTTTCTTATCCTGTTCTAAGCAAATTTGCTATCAATAAAGATATGGCAAATTTAAAAAAGAGTGTATTCAAATATGCACAGATAAATTTACTTTTTTGTATACCTATAGTTGTAGCCTTTATAATTTTTGGCAAATCCATAGTAGAAGTTATATATCAAAGAGGAGCATTTTCACATGATGATACTATTAAAGTTAGTGAATGCTTAGCATTTTTCTCATTTACAATGATTGGTGCATCTTTAAGAGAAATAGTAGCTAGGACTTTTTACTGCTTAGGAGATTCAAGAACACCAGTTAAAAATGGTATGTTAATGGTATTTATGAATGCGACATTTAGTATTTTCTTGGCTAGATTCATTGGACTAAAAGGAATTGCACTTGGAACATCTCTTGCTTCACTGATTGGTACATTAACACTTACAATATTATTAAGAAAGAAAATAGGAAAGTTAAACACTAAAGCATTTTTGAAAAATATTATAAAAATTTTATTTATTTCATTATCTGTCATAGGTATAGCTAAATTGGGATTCAATGAAATAAAATACATATTAGAAACTGATAAAGCATTATTTTTAACAGCACTAATCGCAAGTGTAGTGTATTTTGCTCTAATAATAGTTGCTAATATATCAGATTCAAAGAATATTTTTAAAAATTTTATATATAGGATAAAAAATAAAATTTAA
- a CDS encoding 5-formyltetrahydrofolate cyclo-ligase, producing the protein MEDKILKNKEYNKEKIKNNIKNMNQINIKEIDKQVIKINYQKELEKIIKYNEANNIVPTLLLHSCCGPCSSYVLEYLSQYFKIKVFYYNPNIYPSDEYWYRVDEQQKIIDLTDSKYPIDMVCGKYDTDRFYKMAEGMEDIPEGGARCHKCYELRLKEAAMISKKEGFDYFTTTLSISPHKNSQVLNKIGEKVGKEIGVRHLPSDFKKNNGYKRSCQITQEYNLYRQDYCGCEFSKRESEMRQIKKEKKELREYMKDIGKNLELSYMEEADKIISQKLFESEAYKSSKVIFTYIGEYPEINTKPIIEKALNDKKIVCVPYCVDKEKMQAYQINSLEELHLGKFNILEPDIDKAKHISIDKIDFMIIPCSTANLMGHRLGFGGGYYDRYIKNSHAYKVLLIRKKQISEDIPREKHDIIIENVISE; encoded by the coding sequence ATGGAAGATAAAATTTTAAAGAACAAAGAGTATAATAAAGAAAAAATTAAAAATAATATAAAAAATATGAATCAAATAAATATAAAAGAAATAGATAAACAAGTAATAAAAATAAATTATCAAAAAGAATTAGAAAAAATAATTAAATATAATGAAGCTAATAATATTGTTCCAACTTTATTGCTTCATAGCTGTTGTGGACCTTGTAGTTCGTATGTACTAGAGTATTTATCACAGTATTTTAAGATAAAAGTATTTTACTACAACCCTAATATTTATCCATCTGATGAGTATTGGTATAGGGTGGATGAACAACAGAAGATAATAGATTTGACTGATTCAAAATATCCTATAGATATGGTGTGTGGTAAATATGATACTGATAGATTTTATAAAATGGCCGAAGGTATGGAAGATATTCCTGAGGGAGGAGCAAGATGTCACAAGTGTTATGAGCTAAGGCTCAAAGAAGCTGCCATGATTTCGAAAAAAGAAGGATTTGATTACTTTACGACAACTCTAAGCATCAGCCCTCATAAAAACTCTCAAGTTCTTAATAAAATAGGTGAAAAAGTAGGTAAAGAAATAGGTGTAAGGCATTTACCATCAGATTTTAAAAAGAATAACGGATACAAGCGTTCATGTCAGATTACACAAGAATATAATTTATACAGGCAGGACTATTGTGGATGTGAATTCTCAAAAAGGGAATCTGAAATGAGACAAATAAAAAAAGAAAAAAAAGAATTAAGAGAATATATGAAAGATATAGGTAAGAATCTAGAATTATCATATATGGAAGAGGCAGATAAGATAATTTCACAAAAATTATTTGAAAGTGAGGCATATAAATCTTCTAAAGTAATATTTACATATATTGGTGAATATCCTGAAATAAATACAAAGCCAATAATAGAAAAAGCCTTGAATGATAAAAAAATTGTGTGTGTACCATATTGTGTAGACAAGGAAAAAATGCAAGCATATCAAATTAATTCCTTAGAGGAACTGCACCTTGGGAAATTCAACATTTTAGAACCTGATATAGATAAAGCAAAGCATATATCTATTGATAAAATTGATTTTATGATAATACCTTGCTCTACAGCAAATCTAATGGGTCATAGATTGGGATTTGGTGGAGGTTATTATGATAGATATATAAAAAATAGTCATGCCTATAAGGTATTACTTATTAGAAAAAAGCAAATAAGCGAAGATATACCTAGGGAAAAACATGATATAATTATAGAAAATGTAATAAGCGAGTAA